AGAGAAGTTGGTTTGGTGGAACATGGTGTGGTATTGAAATGACTCAGTCCCTGCAAAAGAAAATAGCACATAAAATGGCAAGTGTCTTTGTCAAAACCTACCATTTTCAGGCTGTAATTGCAGCTCAGAGGTTGCTGTTCTTTCATGTAATGATTGTAAGGAGGAATTTCAAAGTGATAATGCAGTTAGTGGAAATAGAATCACAATCCTGacagttcatgtcagaaatattcaCCCTCATTCTGGAAAAGTCCATCCAATGAGCCAGACTAGAAGTAAAGTAAAGTTAAGATGTCTACCTGGAAAACAGTTACAGAAGCAATAAGTGTTTCAACTATAACCAGTCTGcaccagtgtttccaactcctcagtaatgAAAGTAGCCtttgtctgtcctaaaagttgctaaatgacatcatcacctaatttacatacttgtaaatgttcatgtaattgtaatgaatgatgtagAAGAGGAAAAACATTGTGTTACagacaaaaagtgagaataaaaacacaaaagtgagaataaaaacacccttagaactacaaatgaactatactctgtcaattctcatttttttaaatgtcccaattccaaccgtcctcctttatctgggcttggggaccggataaagtgacataaaagagacactctggaccagttactgaggttatttctgcatttatttaattagttagttagttagtcagtttttagcttaattttcctaattttggtttggtttttatccTTACTGTAACAtgaacatttaaaaccataacatttttaattttcagtctccATGAACAatcaaaatggaccaaaaagagacaatagaggaAACTGTCATTGTCAGTGGgcctgatttatattcagtgatttgtttcaGACAAACACGTGTTTTaatgtcagagtctccaaaagtctccaataacatcAGAGAAAGGGGATGGATTTGTCACTAGTGTCTTTTTGAATAAAGAGTCTGTAGAGGGcatttgagtcacttttcaaaagttggtaaaagtttccaaataaattttgAAAGTAGTTAAATTTGTTGCTTGGTGCTTTTTGAACAAAAAGTtgctagggtagtctgaaaagtttcTAAATCTAGCAAAAAAGTGTTAGTTTTATAGTGGTCATCAGTGGATAAAATAAATGATAGTTAATAaatgtgcgggagactttcgtcccaatttttcatcaaatctgtaaaacctcagtcatagcctaaggatcacgaatctgtaagtctttctgtgattactcacctgaatctcttccctcacggtgaacaatttcgaagtgccatccaccagaaacaaaccatttgtttccaAACAgtcggtaggtcactcgggcatcttcggaattttgtcgcgacgtgcattgtgggaagtagaGGTTTGTGTAGCCacatggcagcagcagcagcagtgctaCCATaggatattatatggatgaaacaaacaaaatgcaGAAATGGCTAAAACTCGGAAGCGGAGCAAGCGGAGCAAGCGGAGCAAGCGGAGCAAGCGGAGCTCCGCCTGGCAGCAGtagctgcacaaacacaacacaacactccagccgtttctgcatttcagctgtttccacattgtacttgtttcttttcttttttttttaaatattttattttggttttcaaattttcattttacaaataaagaaaaagaacaatggaacaaacaaatgtgacaaatactgCCCTCCGCCTCCCCTGCTCActcaaagaacagaaaaaaaaaaaaaaaaggaagactcCTGCTCTTACTTTTTGTTCAAAAGGACACATGGCATGACACAATAAGACCAGTTAAGTTACAATTGCACCTACATAGTCTAAGTAAGGTTGCCAAATTCTAACAAAAGTTTTATATGACTTTCTTAGGCtatatgttattttttctaaAGGGACACAACTGTTCATCTCTGTGTACCATTTGGTTAAAGGAATGGGAGAATCAGACTTCCATGTAACAGCAATAATTTTTCTAGCTACTGCCAAGGCTATTTCGAggaattttgtttgatatttgtttagtgGTTCATTAATCTTCATAAAATTGCCAATTAGACAGAATTCAGGATCCAGGGGTATTGAACTCTTGGTAACATTAGACAAAATATCACACAGGCCCAGCCACACCACATTGTACTTGTTtcttatggatttgtgatacttaggctgtgactgaggttttactgatttgatggaaaaattggtgatgaaagtctcctgcagcttttaaGTAGGTACAAGTTCTTGTACATGATCAAAGTCCAAGTGGACCCATATGTTATTTATTACATGTACGTCGTCTTACTTAAGCCCAAATCTCAGCTAAACCCCCTGATGTCTTGTTTCTCTTCCACAGATATCACACTCTCTGTGAGGAACAGCACCAAGTTAAAGCACAGGCTGATGTTCAACATTACCATACCCCTCCATGAACGGATCACTACTGCCGAACTCCAGCTGTTCTTCCTCCCagacaccaggtcaaaggtcacctccCACAATTTCCCAGCCACCATCAAAGTCTATGAAGTGGATTACAATGAGTCAAACCCCACAGCCCAGCCACTCGTGTGTAAAGAGGTGACCTGTTCACAGAGCATGTGGGAGACGTTTGATGTAACCACAGCTATTCAGAGGTGGATGAAGTCGGGCCATGAGGCGACGGGGTTTGACGTGATAGTTGACGGAAGTAGCTGCGGTGCTTCTGATAGTGGCTGTTTGAATATGAGCGTGTCTGTTGGAGATAACACTTCAGCAGCTTTAATCGTCTTCTCAGATGACTTTGGAAGCAGGAGGCGGGAGGCACAGAAGGAGCTAAGAGAGATGATCCTTCATGAGGAGGAAACTATCCTACACTCAGGCGCCGACTGGAACAGAGAAGACCAACCTCCAAATGAAATCATGGAATCCCAGCATCCACGGCGAAGAAAGAGGAAGGCCGAGAGGGAATACTGCCGTCGGACCTCGCTCAAAGTCAATTTTAAGGACATCGGTTGGGACAGCTGGATCGTGGCTCCTCCAGAATACGATGCCTTCGAGTGTCGAGGTCAGTGTTATCACCCGCTGACCGACGAATCCACCCCGTCCAAACACGCCCTCATCCAGACCCTGATGAACATGAGGAACCCCAAGAAGGCCAACATGGCCTGCTGCGTCCCCATCAGACTGGACCCCATCACAGTCATGTATCAGGAGAACGGCCGCCTCACCATCAGATACCTGTATGAGGAGATGAAGGTGGCCGAGTGTGGCTGCAGGTAGTCTGAGAAGAAGAGGATGGcctgaggaggatgaggatgaggatggtctgagaggaggatgaggatggtccgagaggatgaggatgaggatggtctgagaggatgaggaggatgaaaaTGGTCTGAAGTGGATGAGGATGGTCTGAGGAaaatgaggatgaggatggtcTGAGGAaaatgaggatgaggatggtcTGAGGAgaatgaggatgaggatggtcTGAGGAgaatgaggatgaggatggtcTGAGGAGAATGAGGATGGTCtgagaggatgaggatgaggatggtcTGAGGAGAATGAGGATGGTCTGAGGGTAGCACACATGAGGGTCACTGCTGTAATGCTGTACTTCATTCATGTCATTCTGGGGAAATTACAGAAAAATAGAACCTTTTTTTGGATGGTCCACCCTCGGGGGTTTTACGGTTGGGCTGTAGGCATCgattatttttgttattgattcacctatcaattattttctttgatttgattcaattaaacaattatttgaatatgtgaagaaaaattttaaaaattgaaaatgacaaacaacttgtcttttattccagaaaCAACCCCAAAaagtatgaaagaaaaaagatattgaaaaaaaatctatttagaaataacaacaataacaacagtatcgaagtatatataataatatgtacagacagacacatttgtatccaacttactaacaacttaagatggaactaacacaaCTTTGTGTTAATCCTGGTGTCGTGTTCATCACAAttagtgtccgtgtgaaacacaacagtggaaccaatgtttagtgacAGCGAAATTAAGGACATTTTGGAAAATTGTCCTTATAGTATTTTTAATCGATTTGAGTTAGTTAATCAATTAGTTCTTTCAACTACAGTTCACAGTGTACTAATAAAATTTCTAAACTTtattttcaataataataatacaaatgtaAGAATGTTGCTGCTTTTCCATTGCCTGTATCAGCTCAACTCAgcaacattttttggtgtttccaCTGCGTGAGACCAGGGACTGCTGGGAACTATCAAATACTGTCTACTCATGCTGTTTCTGGTACCACCTTCACTGAGGTTCTTTATCTTTACAAATCAGTCACAAATTCCAGGCTAAACAACtatattctcattttattttcattctctATTAGCTGCAGTTGCACTGAAGATGACATCACAATAGTTGACACCGTGTTGTCATGACAACCAGTCATGCACCATCAGTACcatacctgcagtggaaatggAATGCACTAGTGGCCAAACCAAAGCCAAGTTGTGCTGGGGTGAGGCTAGCTGAGCTGATACCAGTAGTGGAAAATTGGCATATGCATATGGCATTTTGTTTTTGCAATGAGTTTtgaaattattgttattattattattattattattattattattattattattattattattattattattatgtcagtAATGTTCAACAGATTATTTCTATGGAACAGTTCAACTACAGACAAAGCCAAACAGCTGAATggttgaaatgcacatgtggacgATGTTTCCATATGAAAAATATAGTAACATTAAAGGACATCAGTGCACCTTACCGCATGTAACGTGCCAcaaatattggatttttttttttaataccctaGTAAAATTAAACCTACATGATATACAGGATATGCAGAGGTGTTTAGTAACAAAGTACAAGTAATTTATTACTGTTATATGtacttttcttgagtgtttgagGATTTGTTTTCCTCTTATTCGCTACAATCCAATATAAATGTCTGTACTTTTCAAATATCTGTTTAATAAGATGTTTGAGAACAAGACCATAACTCAGTTTTGCACAGAAATAGACTGTTCAAATGAATATTTTTACAGCTACGTTTTGAGTACAtcttagtaagtaagtaaagtaaagtaaattttatttatagagcacttttcacagacagagtcacaaagtgctttatcaattcaaaacAGAATAAATCAAGTtcacagagacccaacagaatcctccaggagcaaacacttgtgactggtgacagtggcgaggaaaaacttccctttaacagcagaaacctggagcagacccagactcctgaaggatggacgtctgcctggaccagttggggttaaagagagagagtaaaggaggagaaaagagagagcgatagagagatagagagactgggggagagagagggtggggaggggacacatggagtactttatgatgaattcatagagtgtaatcagtctgtggtggtcctgggtcaggtgggagactaaaaagcctttttgaacaggagggtttggaggtgtttcttaaagctctctacagagtccatggaccgtaggtgtagaggcaggtcattccatagacgtggtgccacagctttaacagacctgtcaccgcgtgtgctaaaacaggtgcgtggaaccatcagcaggtgctgtcctgaagacctcaagctacgactcgagctgtagggctggatcagggaagcaatgtatgcaggggcctggccatgtagggcccggaaagttagcacaagaattttgaaatgaagacgacatagaacaggagccagtggagagatttaaggatgggagtgatgtgggttctcctgtttgtgcgggtcaggagcctggcagcagagttctggacaaactgtagacgggccagctccttctgtttaagcatgtaaacaggctgttgtagtaaaataaaattgaaaaaaaaaaaattaaaaagctcGTGTATAGGTAAATCAgtgatttacaatatttacagaaatgaataaaaaaaaacactgaacattgaaatgtTTGAAGTGCAGCATAACAGTAAAGGCTTTTTTCACCACAGACATTTGGGCTTGTGTTAGTGTTGCAGGAAACATTTTAATAATAGCAACTACACTTATTTGTTTCCTGCTGTGACAGGTCATAACGTCTGTCGAATTTTAACCTGTTGGTAGTAGCATGATGACATTTAATCATATTAGTCCGTCTGCTACTCTTGTGCTAGTCTTCATGTAAATCtgtacattattcttgtaattatAATGtgtttatattaatatatattaaataatattGTCTGTAAATGTTTGTCATATGAGGAGATTGTACAGTATGCCCTTTTACAAGCAGACAGGTCATCAATGTCATTAAAGTCATAAAGTCAGTCTCATCCCCTGCTGATTTAAAGGGAACTACagtcatatatatacacatgtgtatGTCTGAGAAATAAATAACATGGGCTTAATTTTGTCTATAAGAGGTGCCAACCCTGGAAAAAATTTAACTAATGTAGCTTTTGGTAGAAGTTATTCACAGTTTAAAGGTACACTGTGTGTGTCTTGGATTTGATTTGGATTGGATTAAGTGGTTTTGTTCAAAAATGCAAGCTGAAAAACTTACTTGtttagatttttgtttattttatactagtttaacccatgaagacctgcaactgtttttttttatggtgacttccaaattaatttatctacacatttaaccattaccaaatgatttatcacaattcatTTTATTCTACAGTATGATcatctgcattttttcagtgaaaatcaggtattttcctatatttaatttattgaccaTGTAGGTGTCACTAAattctcagagtaaatccaaatttattatatcaaaacagagaaaactgaagaaagcattactttttcaacaaaatatgttaTTGACAAAGCAAATTTTTATAACCACTCattcatcaaactacatgggtttaattggtgaatcagtgttacagaagatAATGGCATTATCATGGTCACCACAGACACTATGGAGgcatctgacaaaaaaaaaaatgctgaaatgctaagaaactgcattttcctGAAATGTTTCACTctattgataagattagttgaTCAACAGCAATAAGTATgatgcttttgtgtctttaagggttaagtgtgTATGATTTGTTCAATGTTTGAATCAGAAATGTGTGCATTTTGCTGATAAACTAGGCCAGAAGGCTCCAGCTGTCCACAATAATCACAACATTTGACCAAATCACACATTTTGTATTGCAGACATATACAAAATGGAATTTTATCctgaaataaagtgaaattttctATTATTGATGCTGTTGTCTGCATTGCACATAATTTACTtttgtgtaaatttttttttagtgtacaaTTTATGTAATTTCTACTTTTTACGTctacgttttgttttgttttgtttcagtgcTGAGATCAAAACAtttaacttcctaagacccaggacatgtcagcaaagtacaagctttttttttattttttattaaataagtgccgatattggaaacatcatgatgcaacagtttttaaaatttttatggaatgtcctttgtggtggacagttttcttttttttttgtgtgtaaagttgtgaaactcgtgggtcttaggaggttttaAACATGTCTTCAGTTGTGCTCATGGAGCTCCAACTTGCCACCAGGGGGAGACAGGTGACTATGTATGGACCATAATCCTGtacagcaggggggtcaaactcattttagttcagggaccacattcactccaatatgatctcaagtggactggatcagtaaaataataacagtgaaaaactaaaattaaattatgataatgtttacatctgcaaaagtctgaataacatgaacaactggaaacatcttaagaaaaacaagtgcaattttaacaatattatgcctcagattattagtttatcctttacatgTGTGCATTACACCTTACAATACAATTAAAAAtgctcaaaacatttaataacaggcagaatattggtaaaattgcatttaattgttttaagacatttcgggttattcacattttttgaaaaagaatagtttgttaatgtaaacattttcatataactcaacttttttacactaaaacaaagagaaaatttgctattttcattatttataggtttaatatgatagtattttactggtctgacccacttgagatctaattggtctgtatgtggaatctgaattaaaatcattttgacatccttgattgttaatatcttccgtgtaatttttgcgtttcacaaattcatcctacggcccagactggaccctttggcgggccggatttggcccccgggccgcatgtttgacacctgtgctgtacaggAGTATGCAGGCAGCGACAGGAAGCTTTTCATCATACCAGTAAACTGATTCCTAGATGGCTGCTTCAAGAAGATGTCTGAGGAGTTTTTGgtttaaaatatacataaaaggtGATGAATGTACTTTATATTTTTACATAAACCTGAACTGAGCAGCAGTGGCAGTTTAAAATGTGTCATCCTGCGTGTCAGATACAACAAACAGCTGTGTCAACATGTGTCCCATCACcagcagggatgtaacgattaccggtataacgataaaccgcggtaaaattgccattagtagtattagtattagtagtattagtattgtcattagtagtatcagtattagtagtattagtattgtcattagtagtattagtagtattagtattgccattagtagtattagtattagcagtATTAGTATTGCCATTAAGAGTATTAGTATTgccattagtagtattagtattagtattagtagtattagtattgtcattagtagtattagtattagcagtATTAGTATTGCCATTAAGAGTATTAGTATTgccattagtagtattagtattagtagtattagtattg
The nucleotide sequence above comes from Sphaeramia orbicularis chromosome 19, fSphaOr1.1, whole genome shotgun sequence. Encoded proteins:
- the gdf2 gene encoding growth/differentiation factor 2 translates to MQSSRTFLLQVCLSLVVSTGSCTCKPLGTDVQSEDSESLEYQLSEEDLVEEEDTESRMEDLLGTMKEGFLRKLNLSDVPQEHGKICPPQFMMELYNKYASDSTAIPQSDVIRSFTVQDITLSVRNSTKLKHRLMFNITIPLHERITTAELQLFFLPDTRSKVTSHNFPATIKVYEVDYNESNPTAQPLVCKEVTCSQSMWETFDVTTAIQRWMKSGHEATGFDVIVDGSSCGASDSGCLNMSVSVGDNTSAALIVFSDDFGSRRREAQKELREMILHEEETILHSGADWNREDQPPNEIMESQHPRRRKRKAEREYCRRTSLKVNFKDIGWDSWIVAPPEYDAFECRGQCYHPLTDESTPSKHALIQTLMNMRNPKKANMACCVPIRLDPITVMYQENGRLTIRYLYEEMKVAECGCR